A single genomic interval of halophilic archaeon DL31 harbors:
- a CDS encoding peptidase M24 (PFAM: Peptidase M24, structural domain~KEGG: tpr:Tpau_2591 peptidase M24): MDDRTQRARAAGVPPSPPAEERRRRRERLGELFAARDLDGLVVYGSGPTNPDPVRYLSGYVHPFPRARSVLVVPADGAAVVLVDRAWHLPAAREMAWVDDVRLMPTPTAGVSHKLADVVGGAINDCGLDDSVIGLLGIDVPTVVEAAVAGTASDVDPETGAAVWDALVATPSEYDLRTVERTAAIADEGLAALADACEAGRSERAVCFDVLSAMASSGAEFQHANSISTHVDVGAYAQSESNLQPFLYTETPLEVGEQFWVDVIACHEGYYVDCDRTVAVGEPTAEQRRIYNACAAMYDAMLAAVEPGVTGHAVWQAARDVAAEYGYADHLNGVYLGHTTGLTISTSPVVARDASGTLTEGQLLNIEPGIHVPDVAAACIENTLQVTADGPRVLNDAPVDLIVV, encoded by the coding sequence ATGGACGACCGCACACAGCGTGCGCGAGCGGCCGGGGTCCCGCCATCTCCACCCGCTGAGGAGCGCCGGCGCCGCCGGGAGCGTCTCGGAGAGTTGTTCGCGGCCCGCGACCTCGACGGCCTCGTCGTCTACGGGAGCGGCCCAACGAACCCTGACCCGGTGCGATACCTCTCGGGGTACGTCCACCCGTTCCCGCGCGCCCGGTCGGTGCTGGTGGTTCCCGCCGATGGCGCCGCGGTGGTACTCGTCGACCGGGCGTGGCACCTGCCAGCCGCCCGGGAGATGGCGTGGGTCGACGACGTACGGCTGATGCCGACGCCGACAGCCGGAGTGAGTCATAAACTAGCAGACGTGGTGGGTGGGGCGATTAACGACTGTGGGCTAGACGACAGCGTGATTGGCCTCCTCGGCATCGACGTGCCGACCGTCGTCGAGGCGGCCGTCGCCGGCACGGCTTCCGACGTGGACCCCGAAACGGGCGCAGCCGTCTGGGACGCCCTTGTCGCCACGCCGTCGGAGTACGACCTGCGAACGGTCGAGCGGACCGCAGCCATCGCGGACGAGGGACTGGCGGCGCTGGCTGACGCCTGCGAGGCAGGGCGCTCGGAGCGGGCTGTCTGTTTCGACGTGCTCTCGGCGATGGCGTCCTCGGGCGCGGAGTTCCAGCATGCGAACTCGATCTCCACGCACGTCGACGTGGGCGCGTACGCACAGTCGGAGAGCAATCTCCAGCCGTTCCTCTACACGGAGACCCCACTCGAGGTGGGCGAGCAGTTCTGGGTCGACGTTATTGCCTGTCACGAGGGCTACTACGTGGACTGTGACCGAACCGTCGCCGTCGGGGAGCCGACCGCCGAACAGCGGCGCATCTACAACGCCTGTGCGGCGATGTACGATGCGATGCTCGCGGCCGTCGAGCCCGGCGTCACCGGCCATGCAGTCTGGCAGGCGGCCCGGGACGTCGCGGCCGAGTACGGCTACGCGGACCATCTCAACGGCGTCTACCTCGGACACACGACTGGGCTGACGATTTCCACTTCGCCGGTCGTGGCCCGGGACGCCTCGGGAACGCTGACGGAGGGCCAACTCCTCAACATCGAACCCGGCATCCACGTCCCGGATGTCGCCGCTGCCTGCATCGAGAACACGCTGCAGGTCACAGCCGACGGGCCCCGAGTACTCAACGATGCGCCGGTCGACCTCATCGTCGTCTGA
- a CDS encoding transcriptional regulator, AsnC family (KEGG: hvo:HVO_A0307 transcriptional regulatory protein, AsnC family~PFAM: Transcription regulator, AsnC-type, C-terminal; Bacterio-opsin activator, HTH~SMART: Transcription regulator, AsnC-type) → MSDSDAVDFDEMDLELLRCVESDFDVSLDVLSDKLGLSKSAIHYRLNKLKDNGVIRGVTADLDPLSFGLDMVAITELTVRHEEGYSEDIGTALAAVDGVEQVYYTMGDVDFVAIFRVQDRAQMNDVIDEMVGIDGVNETSSRFVMDEIQPEAKVMPSVSESVEESLLSD, encoded by the coding sequence ATGAGTGATTCCGACGCCGTGGATTTCGACGAGATGGATCTCGAACTGCTCCGGTGTGTGGAGTCGGATTTCGACGTGAGTCTGGACGTGCTCTCCGATAAACTGGGGCTCTCGAAATCCGCGATTCACTACCGGCTGAACAAACTCAAGGACAATGGCGTCATCCGTGGCGTGACCGCCGACCTTGACCCACTCTCGTTCGGCCTCGACATGGTAGCCATTACGGAGCTAACCGTCAGACACGAGGAGGGCTACTCCGAGGACATCGGTACCGCGCTCGCGGCGGTCGACGGCGTCGAGCAGGTCTACTACACGATGGGCGACGTCGATTTTGTCGCTATCTTCCGGGTGCAGGACCGCGCACAGATGAACGACGTCATCGACGAGATGGTCGGCATCGACGGCGTCAACGAGACGTCCTCGCGGTTCGTGATGGACGAGATTCAGCCCGAAGCGAAGGTGATGCCGTCCGTCTCCGAATCTGTCGAGGAATCGCTGCTGAGTGACTGA
- a CDS encoding Acetylornithine transaminase (KEGG: nmg:Nmag_3751 aminotransferase class-III~PFAM: Aminotransferase class-III) yields MSHQSESELNAIERLDKEYVFGTWSYQSEVQPTQITDADGVRFTDADGNEFIDFSGQLMCSNLGHSASKVKDAINEQTEKVPYVAPNYTTEARAKLGEKLAEVTPGNLSKTFFSTSGTEAVEAAIKIAKFYTGKEKIVSRYRSYHGATYGSISVTGDPRRLASEPGMPGAIKAPDPYAYGSTLDPMESLEYIDEMLMLEGDSVAAVLVEPIVGSNGILVPPEEYLPRLKEIAHDHGALLICDEVMAGFGRTGEWFGSDVFGVTPDIMTMAKGLSGAYQPLGATIVTPEIAEHFEENMLTHGHTYAGHPVACAAGLAAIETYQEENLIERAAETGEYLGARLEELAAAHPSVGDTRGVGLFHGIELTKREGERAPFGTREDKVSKGSTVVDEVAAEAYDHGTYVANMINTLIVAPPLTITEAEIDEAVETLDAALKVSDAAMEG; encoded by the coding sequence ATGTCTCACCAAAGCGAATCGGAGCTGAACGCTATCGAGCGCCTCGACAAGGAGTACGTGTTCGGGACGTGGTCCTACCAGAGCGAGGTCCAGCCGACCCAGATCACCGACGCCGACGGCGTCCGCTTCACCGACGCCGACGGCAACGAGTTCATCGATTTCTCCGGCCAGTTGATGTGTTCGAACCTCGGCCACTCCGCCTCGAAAGTAAAAGACGCCATCAACGAGCAGACCGAAAAGGTGCCCTACGTCGCCCCCAACTACACGACCGAGGCGCGCGCGAAACTCGGCGAAAAGTTGGCGGAGGTGACCCCCGGAAACCTCTCGAAAACGTTCTTCTCGACCAGCGGGACGGAGGCCGTGGAGGCCGCCATCAAGATCGCGAAGTTCTACACCGGCAAGGAGAAGATCGTCTCGCGCTACCGCTCGTACCACGGCGCCACATACGGCTCCATCAGCGTCACCGGCGACCCGCGTCGCCTCGCTTCCGAGCCGGGGATGCCCGGTGCCATCAAGGCTCCCGACCCGTACGCGTACGGTTCGACGCTCGACCCGATGGAGAGCCTTGAGTATATCGACGAGATGCTGATGCTCGAGGGCGACAGCGTGGCCGCCGTCCTCGTCGAGCCAATCGTCGGCTCGAACGGTATCCTCGTGCCGCCTGAGGAGTATCTCCCGCGGCTCAAGGAGATCGCCCACGACCATGGCGCGCTGCTCATCTGTGACGAGGTCATGGCCGGGTTCGGCCGGACCGGCGAGTGGTTCGGCTCCGACGTGTTCGGCGTGACCCCGGACATAATGACGATGGCGAAGGGGCTGTCGGGCGCCTACCAGCCCCTCGGGGCGACCATCGTCACGCCGGAGATCGCCGAGCATTTCGAGGAGAACATGCTCACGCACGGCCACACGTACGCGGGCCACCCGGTCGCGTGTGCGGCGGGGCTGGCCGCCATCGAGACGTACCAGGAGGAGAACCTGATCGAGCGGGCCGCCGAGACCGGCGAGTATCTCGGGGCGCGCCTCGAGGAGCTGGCTGCGGCCCATCCGAGCGTGGGTGACACCCGCGGTGTCGGGCTGTTTCACGGAATCGAACTCACGAAACGCGAGGGCGAACGCGCCCCGTTCGGGACGCGCGAGGACAAGGTCTCGAAGGGCTCGACGGTCGTCGACGAGGTCGCCGCCGAGGCCTACGACCACGGCACGTACGTCGCGAATATGATCAACACGCTCATCGTCGCGCCGCCGCTGACGATAACCGAGGCCGAGATCGACGAGGCCGTCGAAACACTCGACGCCGCACTCAAGGTGTCCGACGCCGCGATGGAGGGCTGA
- a CDS encoding hypothetical protein (KEGG: hwa:HQ3383A ABC-type spermidine/putrescine transport system,substrate-binding protein): MLSRDSDRSARSVDRRSLLKTVGAGFAATSLAGCMGGGGNGSTTLRYLGWGGNTQDAAETAFEYWEEETGNEVEHQSAGGDSEFLSIIRENPGDIDLFMPTSFGVYTAREEDMLAEINDDELPNYQENIKDDWADRPYIENDALFRDALTQGYAYNTEEIDMEMSTWDDLKDDSLSDEVGLRDQATSRVTNAAASLGMSVNDVPGDEEATSQVRDELIAQDENAFGYWGAGAEGIRWLREEEGLAVETWGGRTRALQDEGYEHIKYVIPEGGTSTITEDWAIPASSENQNLVHDLLNHTFQRDIIVELSENVGYPVPVVDTPDSIQELPDYTESPDDLIWADWATVNPVVSDWQQMFEEVKQA; encoded by the coding sequence ATGTTATCTCGTGACTCAGATCGGTCAGCACGGTCGGTAGATCGACGGTCCCTGCTGAAAACTGTTGGTGCGGGGTTCGCAGCGACGAGCTTGGCCGGCTGTATGGGTGGCGGCGGGAATGGCTCGACGACGCTGCGCTATCTGGGCTGGGGCGGCAACACCCAAGACGCCGCGGAGACGGCGTTCGAGTACTGGGAGGAGGAAACCGGCAACGAGGTCGAGCATCAGTCGGCGGGCGGGGACTCGGAGTTCCTCTCCATCATCCGGGAGAACCCGGGGGATATCGACCTGTTCATGCCGACATCGTTTGGCGTCTACACTGCCCGTGAGGAGGATATGCTCGCGGAGATTAACGACGACGAACTCCCCAACTACCAGGAGAACATCAAAGATGACTGGGCCGACCGGCCCTACATCGAGAACGACGCCCTCTTCCGGGACGCGCTGACCCAGGGGTACGCCTACAACACCGAGGAAATCGACATGGAGATGTCGACGTGGGACGACCTCAAAGACGACTCGCTGTCCGACGAGGTGGGGCTTCGCGACCAAGCCACCTCTCGGGTGACCAACGCCGCAGCCTCGCTGGGGATGAGCGTCAACGACGTTCCCGGCGACGAGGAGGCCACCTCGCAGGTTCGCGACGAGCTCATTGCCCAGGACGAGAACGCCTTCGGCTACTGGGGCGCCGGCGCCGAGGGTATCCGGTGGCTCCGCGAGGAGGAGGGCCTTGCCGTGGAAACGTGGGGCGGTCGGACGCGTGCACTCCAGGATGAGGGGTACGAACACATCAAGTACGTCATCCCAGAGGGCGGCACCTCCACTATCACCGAGGACTGGGCGATTCCCGCGTCCAGCGAGAACCAGAATCTCGTCCACGACCTCCTCAACCACACCTTCCAGCGCGACATCATTGTCGAGCTTTCGGAGAACGTCGGCTACCCGGTTCCAGTCGTCGATACCCCGGATTCCATCCAGGAGCTTCCGGACTACACCGAGAGCCCCGACGACCTGATATGGGCCGACTGGGCCACAGTCAACCCGGTCGTTAGCGACTGGCAGCAGATGTTCGAGGAAGTCAAGCAGGCCTGA
- a CDS encoding Glutamate-1-semialdehyde 2,1-aminomutase (KEGG: nmg:Nmag_3749 aminotransferase class-III~PFAM: Aminotransferase class-III) produces the protein MNPDSVEDYVAATPRSRALHERATAVMPGGDTRSVTFHEPYPSYVQSASGCRLLTEDDEELLDFLNNYTQSVLGHAPPAVVEAVTDRFARGNGVGAPTDDAVVLAERLVDRVPSIEQVRFGNSGTEATMNAIRAAMAHTGEETVLKLQGGYHGTHDTVEVAVEGDGREHAGIPRDVERRVVTAPFNDIDALKDRFERHGDELACFILEPLMGVAGGISPELAFLETARDLTEEYDVPLIFDEVMTMRLAHGGAQARYGVTPDLTALGKFIGGGLPVGAFGGREDLMNAFHPEDGVAHHSGTFNANPATMAGGVATLEALDTAAIERLNELGNRLRREARAIVAGHDLDVTVTGDGSMFQLHRTSGPVTDAESAAAGTDAFEELFLAMRNRGVFMAPRGMGNLSTPMDDAEIDEFLAVLDDSLAAVEA, from the coding sequence ATGAATCCGGATTCCGTCGAAGACTACGTGGCCGCGACCCCCCGCTCCCGAGCGCTCCACGAGCGGGCGACGGCAGTGATGCCGGGTGGGGATACCCGCTCAGTCACGTTCCACGAACCGTACCCCTCCTACGTCCAGTCGGCCTCGGGCTGTCGGCTTCTCACCGAGGACGACGAGGAGCTGCTCGATTTCCTCAACAACTACACGCAGTCGGTGCTCGGCCATGCGCCGCCTGCTGTCGTCGAGGCGGTGACCGATCGCTTCGCGCGGGGGAACGGCGTGGGCGCGCCGACCGATGACGCCGTCGTGCTGGCCGAGCGGCTGGTCGACCGCGTCCCCTCTATCGAGCAGGTGCGGTTCGGGAACTCGGGGACTGAGGCGACGATGAACGCCATCCGGGCCGCCATGGCCCACACCGGCGAGGAGACCGTGCTGAAGCTCCAAGGCGGCTACCACGGAACCCACGACACCGTCGAAGTCGCTGTGGAGGGCGACGGGCGTGAACACGCCGGCATCCCCCGGGACGTCGAGCGGCGGGTCGTCACGGCTCCGTTCAACGATATCGACGCGCTCAAAGACCGGTTCGAGCGCCACGGCGACGAGTTGGCGTGTTTTATCCTCGAGCCGCTGATGGGCGTCGCCGGCGGCATCTCCCCGGAGCTGGCGTTCCTCGAGACGGCCCGGGACCTCACCGAGGAGTACGACGTCCCGCTCATATTCGACGAAGTGATGACCATGCGGCTCGCCCACGGCGGCGCGCAGGCGCGCTACGGCGTCACTCCCGACCTCACCGCGCTTGGGAAGTTCATCGGCGGCGGGCTCCCCGTTGGCGCGTTCGGCGGCCGCGAGGACCTGATGAACGCGTTCCATCCGGAGGACGGCGTCGCCCACCACTCGGGGACGTTCAACGCGAACCCCGCGACGATGGCTGGCGGCGTAGCCACGCTGGAGGCCCTCGATACGGCGGCCATCGAGCGACTGAACGAACTGGGAAACCGCCTCCGGCGTGAAGCTCGAGCGATCGTCGCCGGCCACGACCTCGATGTTACGGTCACGGGCGACGGCTCGATGTTCCAGCTCCACCGGACGAGCGGCCCCGTGACTGATGCCGAGTCGGCGGCCGCGGGCACCGACGCGTTCGAGGAGCTGTTCCTCGCGATGCGCAACCGCGGCGTGTTCATGGCGCCACGGGGGATGGGGAACCTCTCGACGCCAATGGATGACGCCGAAATCGACGAGTTCCTCGCCGTGCTCGATGACTCACTGGCGGCCGTCGAAGCCTGA